From the genome of Neisseria sp. oral taxon 014 str. F0314:
TATTCATCGTTTCCGGAATAATGCCCGCCGCGTTATGGCCGATTTCCTTTACCGCCCGCAGCAGCGTGGTTTTATCGGTTTCGTCCGCCCCCACCGCGTATTTGCCCAAGCGCGTCGGCAGGCCGTAGATTTCCAAGAATTCGGCCAAGTCACGCACTGAATAATTTTTAAACAGATACGGCCAAACAAGCGTACGCATCAGGCCTACGCGCGGCAGAAAACCCGAGCGGCTGCGGTGTTTGTGTACTATCCAGCCGAATTCCCACAGCTCTTCGCCGTCCGGATTTCCCTGCTTAGCCAAACGCACATTATCGGCGCTGTCCACCTTAAACCAGCCTTGTGGACGGTGGGTAAATTTTTTCGGCAACCACAGGCCGCCCGTTTGCTGCCATTCGATTTCCACGCACGCAAAGCCGTGGCCGACCGCGTCGAGTAAATCGAACATCATACTTTCAAAATCCGTTATCTCCTCAAGCCAGCCGCCGATTTCCTCGGCCAACTGCCGCTCGGCGTCGCTGCTGTTCGGCGGAGGCATAATGCGCCAGTCCAAACCAATCACCGCACGCTTGCGCTTGCTCATCTCCGAAAAGATATGGCCGTCTTTCTCCTCGATGTCGGCAAAGAGTTCCGACTGCGCCTTCATATCGCCGCGCTCGGCAGCTTCCAAAATGCCGTGCAGCTTTTGCGGTGTCAAACCTTTGCTCGGGTGTTCGTGAGTCTGGGTGTTTTGGGTAATTTCCGCCGTTTGCGGGGTGGATTTCGGTGTATAGCGGCCCGGCAGAATTTTGCTCAATGCACTGCTGAAAATGTTTTTCATAAATAAAAAAAGGGCAAGTTAAACTTGCCCCAATTCTCTGCTGCCTGCATTAATCGTAAGCCCTGCCCGGTGTCAGTTTCACCATGCGCCGCTGCCGAATTTCTCACTATGTTTCGCTACGGACATAAATTCTACCTTGCCCGTATTACTTACAGCGGCTGCCCAAAGCATTTGCAAAGCGTCCGGACCGTCGTCATGGTCTGCGTCCGGAAATTCCCTTAGCTGCTCGATCAACACACGCTGTTCAGGTAGTAACTTAATAAATCCGTTTGCGAAATGTAACTGTATGCTTTCAATTCGCATGTTTTTCTCAGCAGTGGGTTTGACACCTCGGGCGGGTACATGGGCACCTTGTTTGCCCGATTCTTTAACCAATTCGTCTTTAAAGAATTCCTGAAACTGCACCGTCTCAATGACCCACTGTTTGCACTTATACCGTTTTTGCAGCTCAATCACTTCCTGAATAATCAGGCTGGGTACACGCTTTTTAATGCGTGCCTCAGCGACATAAAGCGTGCCCGTACTGCGTTGGTATCCGCCGATTAAAATAGCCGACGGGTCGGTACCTTTACCCAGTTTACCCATAGACGGGTCAACCGCTCCGTAAAATACCACGTCATGCGGCATTTCCCGATAATATGATTTATCAATAAAGTCAGCAAAAATCGCATTTTCGGGATTGCCCGGCTGGTTTTGATATTCACAGTTAAAAACATGGATACCGTCGCGGGCGCGAATTTTCATCAGGGCGAGCAGCGGTCGTTTGCTCCAACTCACTTCGCTGCCTTCCAACATTGCCGCTTCGTTTTCTTCGTAAAACGCCTGAGCCGCCTTTTCGTTGGCGCGGTTTTCTTTTGGCGTGTTACGGTAGATGTTTTCCCATTCTGCCCACAAATCCATATTGACAGGCCACTTCATGATGGCGGAAAAGCGCACACTGCGCCAAAACGGATTTTTCAACACCCGAGCCAATACACTGTCCAAACATAAAATTGTACCGACATACAAAATGTCGCACTTCGCGCCCGCGCCGCCCAAAGGGTTGATGACGCTGCCTATCCACTTAGTCAGTTTGTCGCGCAGGCGGATGTTTTCGGAGTGTTTTTCATTTTCCAAGTCGTCGAGATAGACCGCATCGGGGCGCACCTCGCCTTTTTTCGCGCCTCGAATACCCTGTCCCGCGCCATAGGCTTTGAATTGGTTGTTTTGGCGGGTTCGAATTTCACCGATACGCCATACCTGCCCCTGCCCGCATACTTCAGGAAAATCCAACTGTAACGCGGGATTGTCGGTCAGTTCGGTTTTAATGGCTTCGACGATGGCGTCGGCTTGGTCTTCGGTGTCAGATACGATGACGGTATTGTGTTTGGCATTGCGCACTTCGCGCCAAAGGGAAAACGCCTGTACGGTCAGCGATGTTTTCGCTTCGCCGCGCGATGCCGCACAAGACTGCAAGACCGATTCTGGCTCTTTTTCGATTTCGGGCAGTTCTGTGTATGCCCATGTATGGAAAACAGATTCACTGTCGTCGGGGAAATAGTGCGGTAGATAAGTCTTGCAGAAAAAACGGAAAGCCTCGGGCGTACACTGCATCACTTTGGCGCGACGCTCGGCAATATCAGCAGGCGCGGCAGACAATCCGATATCCGCCGCACTGATGCGCCGGTTGATGTCTGCCCGTATGGCGGACATTCGGGCGCGCAGTTCATTACGGCTTAACTTTCCCTGCATGATTAAAATTCTTTCTCAATAACACCTTGGAAACCTTGCAGCACCACATCGAAATTCGCCAACATATTGGGATATTCCGCGTCTATATAGTCCACCAGACGATTGATGACTTTAATTGCCACCGCCGCTTCCTGCACTTCCGGCAACACCCGCTTGTTCGCCGCCACCGTTTTGGTAAACGCATCGGCCAAACTCGCCAGCAGCTGCACCCGTTTGCTCGGCGGCAAATCTTCCACTTCCGCATCCTGCAACATCGTCATCGTCGCCTGATACTGCACCAGAAACGACGTCATCATCGCCCGCGCGATTTCGTCTATGCTGCCGCCGGCCAGCGTATGTGCCGCGCGCAGCTTGTTCCAGTCGTCACCCTGCGCCTTGGCCTCATCGCGCCAGCGGCGGGCGGTGCCGAGCGATACGCCGCATAAAGCCGCCGCCGTCTCAAGGCTCTGCTCGCCGTTGCAGTAGAGTGCCCGCAGCTTGTCGCGGGTCGCCTTCGGATGCGCCATCGTTACAGCCCCAACTTGGCGCGGGCAAATGCGATGCCCGTAGCCACAATACCGCCCGAAATCGCGCCCGCGGCCGCGCCGGTGGTTGCCGACGTGCGGCGGCAGTCGGCATGGATTTTCTTGATTTCCGCATCCATGCGTTCCTGATTTTGTAACAATTTGTCCTGCTTGCCGTTGATTTCGGCCAACGCTCTTAAAATAGGGTCTTGGTTTTGCATTATTTGTCTGCCTTCCGTTCGATTTTCTGGCCGACTTCTTTCAAATCAGCCTTGATTTCACGCAACAGGTTCAAGATTTCGTTCCTGTTGTCTTTTGCTTCCGCTTTCGTCTGATAAGATGTTTCTACGCTATGCAACCTGCCGAGCAGTTCATCACGATCTTTGCGGGCTTCTTTCAGGCCGTCTGAAATGCTTTTTACCCAATACCACAATAAAGCAATCAGAAACGATACCAACGTGCCGAACACATATTCCACGGTAATCGGTGTATCTCCGCTCATAACACATCTCCGAACACCACCCGGCAGGCCGCAATACCATAGGGCAGGCGGTCGGATTCCACAGTCAGCGCATCCCCATCGGCTTCCACCTCGAATTTTTCCTTCAGCGCCTGTTTGACCGCAGTGAATTGATGCTCGAAGGCCACATGGCCCAAATCTACGATAAACGTTACTTCAAACCGCGCATCCATCCGCATCGCATAGCCCCACATCGTGCGGCTTAAAGTTTCGGCCACCGCCGCGATAAACGGCTCTTGCTCGTTGGCCTTTTGCAGCCCGATTTGCAAACCCGCTTGGCACACCGCCAACTGACGTTCAATTAATTCACGGTATACGGTCATTCTTTGATACCCATTAAATATTTTATCCGCTTGTACAATTTATTAACCCATGAAATATTTACAAATGTACAAACTTTTGCTATAACTTCACCGTCATACTGCGCATTTTCCCGGGCAGCCCGAAATTTTGCCCGGGCTTCTTCGGGGCTGTCCGCCCAAATGCTCAATGACCAGGACTTGCCGTTAAAGCGGTAAGAAAACGTGTACTCATTCATAGGAGAAACCTTATGTATTTTGAAATCTATAAAGACGCAAAAGGCGAATACCGTTGGCGTTTGAAAGCAGCCAACCATGAAATCATCGCTCAGGGCGAAGGCTACACCAGCAAGCAAAACTGCCAGCACGCAGTCGATTTGCTGAAAAGCACCACCGCCGCCACCCCTGTAAAAGAGGTATAAAATCCGCTTTCACCCTCAGCCCGCGCCCTACGCGGGCTTTTTTGTCAGTCGCCGACTTTGCGGGAGTGGTTGTCCGACCAATCGCGCCATGCCGCGTTTTGGTTTTCAAGTTCGGCAACATAGCCGCCAAACTCCACAGCGTGTTCAAGCAAAGCGCGGGTACTGCCGCTTTCCGGAGGAGCAGGGCGTACCGGCGGTACCATCAAGGCCGCAGGTGGCGCGGGCATAACCGGTACCTCGACCTTAATCGGCATCGTATCCGAGGGCTTGGCGGTATTGGCGCAGCCCGTGAGCGCCCAAGCCGTCAATACAAGCATTGCCGGCAATGCTTTTATCCTGTTCGATTGCATGGTGAATCCCTTTCCTGTATTGCTGTTTCAGACGGCCTATTTCAGCATTGGCTGCCGCCAGCTTAATGCCTGCCTGTTTCGTTTTTTCCGCCTGCTCCTGCTGCCGCGCATTGGCCCGTTCTAATTCCGCGGCAAATGCCCGGCTGGATGCCAAGAGCGCGGCGGATTTTTCTTTTTCCGCCTGTTCGATAATGACCTGCTGTTCGTTATAGGCCGTCTGAAAGCCCGCACGGTAGGCCAACCCCAACGCCGCCGCCAGCAGCAATGCCGCGACCAAATGGGGCAGGTATTTAATCAGTTTCACGGGCATGGTCGCTCTCCAATTCTTGCCGCTTCACGCTGACAAACGAGCGCGCCACAGCATAGCCGCCAACGATGCCCAAATACACCGCCCAAATCTCTGCCGACGGGTCAGGCAGCATCACAAATTTAAACGTCCCCGCCGCGCAGGCAACATTTGCCCACAGTTTCGAGTGCGACACATTGCCCGTCGCGGGGTTTTTGAAAATATCAAAGATACGCATCTTAATATCCATCCCAGCCGTCATTCATATTTCTTACCTCATCATTTTTTTCCTGCTTTACGCTTACGCGCAGCCCGTTTGGCTGCGGCCACGCCTGACTTACCTGTGCGCACACTCGAATGTTGGCGCACTTGATACGCAGGGGTAGGCGTAATCTGAAATTCTGATATTGCAGGACGACGCATACCGGATACCGCAGCAATCGCCAACGCAATCAAACCTTTTTTCATACCCGTGCCGCTCCCACTTCCATCGCAATGGCCGTCGCAATCGCGCGGCAAATAGCCCACTTGCGTTCCTTAAAGAACTTGAGGTCGGCATCATTGCTGATAAAAAACGGCTCGAACACAATGCCGCCCGCCTGCGCATAAGCCAAACGGCTGTGCTGGCCCGCATTGTCCGGTTTAAACCCGCCGTCGCCGCGCAGCTTCCAGCCGGTCACATCGGCCACGGCGCGGCTCAACACCTGACACCAACGCTTGTTTTTCGGCGTACTCAATGCCTCGACGCCCGTCGCCGCTTTGCTGGCGGCAGCATTGGTGTGGAACTCAATCGCCACATCCGAACCGTGTATCAGCTTCACCGCCTCGCGTAGCGGCAGGTTGCCCTTTCCTTCTCCGTCGGTTCTGACAGTCAGCCCGTAATCGTCACGTAAAATAGATGCCACAATATTGCGCATATCCTGCGCCAAGTCCGCTTCGCGGTCGCTGCCGTTTACCGCACCCGGGTCGGTGTTGCTGTGGCCTGCGGTCAGCACAATAATCTTGCTCATAGATTCGTCCTGCTTAGTCTGTTATCGAGCCTTGATTATCCCGTCCGCTTATTTTGCACCGCGCCTGCCCCATGTCAGACAGGCAGCAAAAAGCCCGAGGGCTTTTGCTCTCGGGCTGGGTTTCAGACGGCCTATTTTACTTCCATCGGGCAGGTGTAGGTATCAAATTCTTCATCTCCGGCCAATACCGGCAAACAATTATTCAACGGCAGCTTGATACCTTTACGCGCATACACTGTCGCTTGAGCGGCTGGCGGGGTGCGGATTTGCCCTTGGCAGGCAGCTATGTTGTCCGTGTATTGTTGACGGTAATTTTCGGTCAGCGCATCCTTTCTCTGCCGTGCGAAAAAATAATCGTAAGCCGCATTGGCCGCAGCGGTACATTGATAAAGCCCCGCCTTATCCGCAAGAAAAGGGCCGCCGAAAGATTCCTCGGCCGATTTTGCCACCGCGGCAAAAGCCGCATTGAATTCTTTGATTTTGGCTGCATCGCCGGGCAAAACCCATACACGGCTTTCCTTGTCGGCCTGCGCCAATAAAGACAACAGCTTTTGAGCGCGCTCTTTCAAATTGGCGTGCAGACGGATTTGTTCCAAATTGTTTTCACCGATGAAATATTCTTCATCGGCCAAACGTGCGGCAATCTGCTTTTGCTGATTCTGATATTGCTGCGCCCGATTATCGGTTTGACTTTCGCCGGCAGCAGGCTTGTTTTCTTGTCCGCCGCAAGCCGCAAGCATTGCGGCCAACATCAGAACATAAAACGTCTTCATCTTGATTTCCCATAAAAAATGCCGTGTTATCCCCACGGCATTATAATTTAAAACAACCCGCCTTGCTCACACTCATTATCCGGCTTCTTCAGAATCCGCCAGATATGGCGGTCGGTCAGCGCGTGCGCCAAAGCCAAATCGTTCACCGCCTCATAAGCCGGTACGCCTTTACCCGTCTGCACGTCGAAGCGGCGGCGGATATGGCGGTCGCGCAATTCCAGCAAAGCCTGTTCGCATTTCGGGATAAACAGATCGCAGGGGGCCAGTGCTTCCACCATTTTTTCCATTGCCGCACCGCCGACGATTTCCTCCAAATAAGCCAGCCGCGATTCGCTGCCTTTGGTGCGTCCCTGCCGCAACGGGTAGGTCGTGCCGCCTAAGTTTTTCACCAGCTCCACCGTTTCTGTCAGCCCGATGATCGTAATCAGTGCCAGCACACTTTCGGGCAGCAGGTGGCGCACCGCCTCAAAATCTTCTTCATCCACCCTGATCATTGCTCTGCCGCCTTTTTCGCTTTGTTGATATGGATTTGCAGCGCCTGCACCAGTTTGTATAGCTGCTCGGGTGTCAAAAATCGTACCAAATCCTTGCCGAACATCCTTTTGGCCATCCCGTCGGCGTATTGCCAGCTTTTATCGCCCACCGTCAACAGCGCTTCCAACTTGTTCAACAGCGCGGCACGGTCCTGTGTCAAATGCGGGCGGATACCTTTGCCCTTCGGTGCGGTCTGCTTAAAGCCCATCCGCTTCATTTCCGCCGCCACCGCCTGCAATTCGGCCAGATTCATCTGCGTGCAGGATGTTTTGCCGCACACGCGCGCCAGCATCGCACGGTAAACATCATCTTCCATCCCAAGCTGGCTTTGCGCGATTTTGATTTTCGCAATCAGCCCCTTGCGTTTGTACTGTTCGTCTGTGTTCATCATGGTTTTCCTCGTCGCTAAAACTTCAAACTGAAGCGGACTGTTCAAAAATCCGCTTGGATTTGGGGTTTCAGACGTTTAACCGTTTACCGCATCTTTCAACGCCTTGCCCGGGCGGAACTTGGGCGTTTTGCGCGCCGCGATGGTCAGCGGTTCGCCCGTTTTCGGATTGCGTCCCTGACGCTCGGCAGATTGGGCGGTGTGGAACGTGCCGAAGCCGACCAGCGTAACGTCGTTTCCGTCTTTCAGTTCTTGCGTTACCACGCTGACAAACGCATCGACAAATTCCGCCGCAGCGCGTTTGCTCAATTCCGCTTCGTCGGCGATGGCTTGGATTAATTCGGATTTATTCACTTTTGACTCCTATTTAGATTTAAATGCGGCAGACCGTGCCGCGCGGGTTATGGATTTGCAGTCTCAGACGGCCTAATGTTTACGGATGGGCGATGCCATCATCTGCGCCGCCTGAATCATCTTGCTGATTAACACAGCCGTTTGCTGCGCACCTGTTTTGTCTTTTGCATCCGCAGCCGGAAGGTCGCCCTTAAAATTAATGTCGGTGCCCTCGGGCAGGTCTTCGATTTCAATAATGATTTTTGCCATTTAAGCCTCCTGTTCTTCGGCATCATTCCGTGTTTCCTGCCATTTCCCAACCAAGTAATCCCACTCATACCGAGGAATGACACGGCAGCCCGGTAACAGATTCTGCCAATCAAAATCTTCGGGCGGCTGCATCGTACAGCCGTTTCTGATTCTCTTAGCCCCTTCTCTAAGCTCGTAGGCATAATCAGGAGTTACCACGCCCTTTGGCGCGTCCTCCTCCAATCCCGCCCAAACGAACTTAACAGGATTAAAGAAATTACCGATACCCCAAGATGCCCAAGTCTCTCCGTCGCTATTCTTTTCAAAAATCATTGTTGGTGCGGTGATGCCAACTTCTTCCAAATACTCTTCGGGGCGTTTAAATCTTTTGTTAAGTGGCATGGTTTTTAGGATTGGGTTGTTTCTCCGTGGCCAACAAATTCCGTTCTTATTGGGCTTTTTCCATCCATCGGGTATGCCGGAAGGGAACGCAAACCCTGCCACTTGCCCATCGCTCCATTCCCGCATTAGCGCATCTGACGGCAAGTGTTCGCGCGCCCAATCAAGCCACGCCTGTCGCATTGCGGCCTTGTCCTGCTGAAAACTTCGCAGTGCTTTTGCAACCGGCCCATCATTAACTTCAATCAAATAAATCATTATATTTGCGTTCATTTTTCCTACACCTTCGCCACATCCAAATTCATCAGCTGATACTCCCCATCCTCGCCGCGCTGATACACCCGCACAAACGGCTTGCTGATATGCACCTGCAAACTGTCGGAGAGCGCATCCATCGCCCGTTGCCATTTTTCATCCGTGATTTGCAGGCGGCGCAGACCGAGGACGCGGGCAGTGCTGATATTGCCTTCCTTATCCACCTGAAACGCCGCGTTAATCAGTGTTTTCAATTCCGTGCGGCTGCCTTCCGTCCATTCGTTGATGCACTCGTCAATCAGGGCTTTGGCTGCCAGTAACCCCTCGTCGAATACCAGTGTGTCCTGCATTGCAAGGTTGACGCGGTACGCGCCGTCAAAGCTGTGCAGGCTGATATTGCCTTTCTTACCGCCGACAGATACGTCATAGCGGTCGGCACTCAACTGTACAAACGCCGCAATATCGTCCATAGCCTCGCGTTTGAAAGCGATTAAGTTATCCTGTACCGCGCGGGCTTTTGCAGCGATTTCCTGCACCAGCTCGTCGCGCAGCAGGTCAATTTCGCGGATATTGGCCAGCGGCACGAGATTGCCTTTGGCATCCTGTTTGTATTGGGTTTTATCAATGTTCATTTGTTTTACCTTTCATTTTGATTTCCGGAAATGCGTGGCCTCGGGGTATTTTTTAAAACCGACTTCAGGCATAAAATCTTCATCATCCTCAACTTCTACGGCCTCCACGTTCTTGACGACCGTTCCATCGGGCAGCAATACATCACAAATCCACCCGATACACGGGCATTCCTCGTTTAGATTTTTCCAATCATTCTTCATCTTGGTTTACTTTTTTATTTCGTAATAATTTAATGACTAAGGGCTTTCCAGTTTAATCCTGATTGATTCGGCATCTCCTGCCGTA
Proteins encoded in this window:
- a CDS encoding N-acetylmuramoyl-L-alanine amidase; protein product: MSKIIVLTAGHSNTDPGAVNGSDREADLAQDMRNIVASILRDDYGLTVRTDGEGKGNLPLREAVKLIHGSDVAIEFHTNAAASKAATGVEALSTPKNKRWCQVLSRAVADVTGWKLRGDGGFKPDNAGQHSRLAYAQAGGIVFEPFFISNDADLKFFKERKWAICRAIATAIAMEVGAARV
- a CDS encoding Mor transcription activator family protein, with amino-acid sequence MIRVDEEDFEAVRHLLPESVLALITIIGLTETVELVKNLGGTTYPLRQGRTKGSESRLAYLEEIVGGAAMEKMVEALAPCDLFIPKCEQALLELRDRHIRRRFDVQTGKGVPAYEAVNDLALAHALTDRHIWRILKKPDNECEQGGLF
- the terL gene encoding phage terminase large subunit; this translates as MQGKLSRNELRARMSAIRADINRRISAADIGLSAAPADIAERRAKVMQCTPEAFRFFCKTYLPHYFPDDSESVFHTWAYTELPEIEKEPESVLQSCAASRGEAKTSLTVQAFSLWREVRNAKHNTVIVSDTEDQADAIVEAIKTELTDNPALQLDFPEVCGQGQVWRIGEIRTRQNNQFKAYGAGQGIRGAKKGEVRPDAVYLDDLENEKHSENIRLRDKLTKWIGSVINPLGGAGAKCDILYVGTILCLDSVLARVLKNPFWRSVRFSAIMKWPVNMDLWAEWENIYRNTPKENRANEKAAQAFYEENEAAMLEGSEVSWSKRPLLALMKIRARDGIHVFNCEYQNQPGNPENAIFADFIDKSYYREMPHDVVFYGAVDPSMGKLGKGTDPSAILIGGYQRSTGTLYVAEARIKKRVPSLIIQEVIELQKRYKCKQWVIETVQFQEFFKDELVKESGKQGAHVPARGVKPTAEKNMRIESIQLHFANGFIKLLPEQRVLIEQLREFPDADHDDGPDALQMLWAAAVSNTGKVEFMSVAKHSEKFGSGAW
- a CDS encoding DUF1804 family protein; amino-acid sequence: MAHPKATRDKLRALYCNGEQSLETAAALCGVSLGTARRWRDEAKAQGDDWNKLRAAHTLAGGSIDEIARAMMTSFLVQYQATMTMLQDAEVEDLPPSKRVQLLASLADAFTKTVAANKRVLPEVQEAAVAIKVINRLVDYIDAEYPNMLANFDVVLQGFQGVIEKEF
- a CDS encoding DUF3164 family protein, with the translated sequence MNIDKTQYKQDAKGNLVPLANIREIDLLRDELVQEIAAKARAVQDNLIAFKREAMDDIAAFVQLSADRYDVSVGGKKGNISLHSFDGAYRVNLAMQDTLVFDEGLLAAKALIDECINEWTEGSRTELKTLINAAFQVDKEGNISTARVLGLRRLQITDEKWQRAMDALSDSLQVHISKPFVRVYQRGEDGEYQLMNLDVAKV
- a CDS encoding HU family DNA-binding protein; this encodes MNKSELIQAIADEAELSKRAAAEFVDAFVSVVTQELKDGNDVTLVGFGTFHTAQSAERQGRNPKTGEPLTIAARKTPKFRPGKALKDAVNG
- a CDS encoding YegP family protein; the protein is MYFEIYKDAKGEYRWRLKAANHEIIAQGEGYTSKQNCQHAVDLLKSTTAATPVKEV
- a CDS encoding DUF935 domain-containing protein, with protein sequence MKNIFSSALSKILPGRYTPKSTPQTAEITQNTQTHEHPSKGLTPQKLHGILEAAERGDMKAQSELFADIEEKDGHIFSEMSKRKRAVIGLDWRIMPPPNSSDAERQLAEEIGGWLEEITDFESMMFDLLDAVGHGFACVEIEWQQTGGLWLPKKFTHRPQGWFKVDSADNVRLAKQGNPDGEELWEFGWIVHKHRSRSGFLPRVGLMRTLVWPYLFKNYSVRDLAEFLEIYGLPTRLGKYAVGADETDKTTLLRAVKEIGHNAAGIIPETMNIELLNAASGSSDPFMAMVDWADKTSSKAILGGTLTSMADGKTSTNALGQVHNEVRHDLLVSDAKQLARTITQQLILPLLRLNKGNVGMVRLPRFQFDTQLPEDMAVYAESLPKLVKIGMKIPLSWAQEKLAIPLASDGEPVLALQTAESEGVKVAPLSYRRVALSRQGEILDMGQAAIDNAGLGKIALPEHIEPFLRGLGQALAEGDSYEGVQDRLLRAYPHLDSAEFQTALARVIFISDLWGRLNG
- a CDS encoding phage protein GemA/Gp16 family protein; this encodes MMNTDEQYKRKGLIAKIKIAQSQLGMEDDVYRAMLARVCGKTSCTQMNLAELQAVAAEMKRMGFKQTAPKGKGIRPHLTQDRAALLNKLEALLTVGDKSWQYADGMAKRMFGKDLVRFLTPEQLYKLVQALQIHINKAKKAAEQ